Proteins encoded together in one Pseudomonadota bacterium window:
- the gspD gene encoding type II secretion system secretin GspD, whose product MSRLSLLVASAALCLSIPASAQHVLNVRDADVRAFIADAAEVTGRTFIVDARVAGTVSVVTDRPLSRSEYFEIFLSTLRANGLVAVPTSGGAYRIQPAETAAAQPGRVGSQNAARDQFVTEVFRLKAIDATSAVETLKPLVSREGSLTANLAANSLVVADFADNVRRIRELIARIDRDNASTQLISLENAGAREIALALQQLVPPRQNTAPAVSVVPVDSSNSIAMRGDPTTLAKLVAIAKELDAKAANGSEIRVIWLDYADAETLVPVLERLVGQPPSAPIGGEGPAPVAQVAGQAGDNRAITGTPGRGPSIITRYPGANAIIISAPVDVQRNLAELVRQLDIRQEQVLVEAIIVEVSENVAREIGVQFLVGGEDLPFLVTPFSNVSPNILDVAGGLLADEIDQTTTVINGDTVTTTTNSVAGDILRGNAVNSILGARGGFSGFAADLGNDSILGVLINAVQEDTDSNILSTPHISLDNNVEGSVLFGQEIPISTGEALSNNFDNAFRTIQRQNVGIELIVTPQITAGNEVRLQIRQEVSSIAGPVSNDFQELIINKREISTTLTVGNREIVALGGLLDDNERRTIQRIPILSDIPLIGELFKSRARSRVKTNLLVFIRPTILRSSADARELAARRYGYVRDQQMRRNPEVEPSIDALVRDYIGATPPRVTIQPDDQIIRPGARQVPQQIETTPLPQSEAQDGAGNGAEPPRIMDEGGNP is encoded by the coding sequence ATCTCCAGATTATCCCTATTGGTCGCCAGCGCGGCCCTTTGCCTGAGCATCCCTGCCTCTGCGCAGCATGTGCTCAATGTCCGTGATGCCGATGTGCGGGCGTTTATCGCCGATGCTGCAGAGGTTACAGGGCGTACCTTCATCGTCGATGCCCGGGTTGCCGGCACGGTTTCGGTGGTCACTGACAGACCGCTGTCACGCTCGGAATATTTCGAGATCTTTCTGTCGACATTGCGCGCCAACGGTCTGGTTGCGGTCCCCACCAGCGGCGGTGCCTATCGCATCCAGCCGGCCGAAACCGCTGCGGCCCAGCCCGGACGTGTCGGCAGCCAGAACGCCGCGCGCGATCAGTTTGTTACCGAGGTTTTCCGGCTCAAGGCGATCGATGCGACATCGGCAGTCGAGACGCTGAAGCCGCTGGTCAGCCGCGAGGGATCACTGACGGCCAATCTGGCCGCCAACAGTCTGGTTGTTGCCGATTTTGCCGACAATGTGCGGCGCATCCGCGAACTCATTGCCAGGATCGATCGCGATAATGCCTCGACCCAGCTGATCAGCCTGGAAAATGCCGGGGCACGCGAGATTGCGCTGGCTTTGCAGCAATTGGTGCCGCCGCGGCAAAACACGGCACCAGCGGTGTCGGTGGTGCCGGTCGACAGCAGCAATTCCATCGCCATGCGCGGTGATCCGACGACACTGGCAAAGCTGGTGGCGATCGCCAAAGAGCTTGATGCCAAGGCTGCCAATGGCTCGGAAATCCGGGTTATCTGGCTTGATTATGCCGATGCCGAGACGCTGGTACCGGTGCTCGAGCGACTGGTGGGGCAGCCGCCCAGTGCGCCAATTGGCGGCGAAGGACCGGCACCCGTCGCCCAGGTCGCGGGCCAGGCCGGTGACAATCGCGCCATTACCGGCACTCCGGGACGTGGTCCGTCGATCATCACCCGCTATCCCGGTGCCAATGCGATCATCATCTCGGCACCGGTCGATGTGCAGCGCAATCTCGCCGAACTGGTGCGCCAGCTCGATATCCGTCAGGAGCAGGTGCTGGTCGAGGCGATCATCGTCGAGGTTTCGGAAAATGTCGCGCGTGAGATTGGCGTCCAGTTCCTTGTCGGTGGCGAAGACCTGCCGTTCCTGGTGACGCCTTTCTCCAATGTATCGCCCAATATCCTCGATGTCGCTGGCGGCCTGCTGGCCGATGAGATCGATCAGACCACAACGGTGATTAACGGCGATACCGTGACCACCACCACCAACAGCGTGGCAGGCGACATATTGCGCGGCAATGCAGTCAATTCGATCCTCGGTGCACGCGGCGGCTTTTCGGGCTTTGCCGCTGATCTCGGCAATGACTCGATCCTCGGGGTGCTGATCAATGCGGTGCAGGAAGACACCGATTCCAATATTCTTTCGACACCGCACATCTCGCTCGACAACAATGTCGAGGGCAGCGTGCTCTTCGGTCAGGAAATCCCGATCAGCACCGGCGAGGCGCTGTCGAACAATTTCGACAATGCCTTCCGCACCATCCAGCGCCAGAATGTCGGTATCGAACTGATTGTGACGCCGCAAATCACCGCCGGCAATGAGGTGCGTTTGCAGATCCGCCAGGAGGTGAGCTCGATCGCCGGTCCGGTGAGCAATGACTTCCAGGAACTGATCATCAACAAGCGTGAAATTTCGACAACGCTTACCGTCGGCAATCGCGAAATCGTCGCGCTGGGCGGCTTACTCGACGACAATGAGCGCCGCACCATTCAGCGGATTCCGATCCTCAGCGACATTCCGCTGATCGGTGAGCTGTTCAAGTCGCGTGCACGCTCGCGGGTCAAAACCAATTTGCTGGTGTTCATCCGCCCGACGATCCTGCGCAGCAGTGCCGATGCCCGCGAGCTTGCGGCGCGGCGCTATGGCTATGTGCGTGACCAGCAGATGCGGCGCAATCCCGAAGTTGAACCGTCAATCGACGCACTGGTGCGCGATTATATCGGGGCTACGCCGCCACGGGTCACGATTCAGCCTGATGACCAGATCATCCGGCCGGGTGCGCGACAGGTGCCGCAGCAGATAGAAACAACACCATTGCCGCAGAGCGAAGCACAGGATGGAGCTGGCAATGGCGCAGAGCCGCCCCGGATCATGGATGAGGGCGGGAACCCGTAA
- the gspE gene encoding type II secretion system ATPase GspE has translation MDEGATGQPVVDIPYGFAKQHGIVIVGEDNGRIQIALREGADPLVLIEVRRYLARPFDVEFAPQADFDRHLSDRYAMDGDAAAMAQSIGASGESLDDLADTLPTAEDLLDSSDDAPAIRLINGIIADAARQGVSDIHVEPYETGLVIRMRVDGVLTEKLRMPPHVAPVIVSRIKVMARLDIAERRIPQDGRIGLTIGGKLIDVRVSTLPSRVGERVVMRLLDKENANISLDLLGMSPRVHEIMQEALSEPNGIILVTGPTGSGKTTTLYACLKQLNDGSRNMLTVEDPVEYAVEGVGQTQVNPKVGLTFAAGLRAILRQDPDVVMIGEIRDRETADIAVQASLTGHLVMSTVHTNDAIGAITRLRDMKIEPFLLASTLRAVIAQRLVRRLCPHCREPVQSDGSTASLLGFDQGTVVFRPKGCPECNHTGYQGRIGVFEAVKIDDTIRKLINSGGDETLIARHAFLNTPNLGSAARALVRSGETTAEEAIRISRREGDDG, from the coding sequence ATGGATGAGGGTGCCACCGGTCAGCCGGTTGTCGACATTCCCTATGGCTTTGCCAAACAGCATGGCATCGTCATTGTCGGCGAGGACAATGGCCGCATCCAGATTGCCCTGCGCGAAGGCGCCGACCCGCTGGTCCTGATCGAGGTGCGGCGCTATCTGGCGCGGCCCTTCGATGTCGAATTCGCGCCTCAGGCCGATTTCGACCGGCATCTGTCCGATCGTTACGCCATGGATGGTGATGCCGCTGCCATGGCCCAGTCTATCGGCGCTTCGGGCGAGAGTCTCGATGATCTCGCCGATACCTTGCCGACGGCGGAAGATTTGCTCGACAGTTCGGACGATGCCCCGGCGATCCGGCTGATCAACGGCATCATCGCCGATGCTGCGCGCCAGGGCGTGTCGGATATCCATGTCGAACCCTATGAGACCGGTCTGGTGATCCGCATGCGTGTCGACGGTGTGCTGACCGAGAAGCTGCGCATGCCGCCGCATGTCGCACCGGTGATCGTCAGCCGGATCAAGGTCATGGCGCGGCTCGATATTGCCGAGCGGCGCATCCCCCAGGATGGCCGTATCGGTCTCACCATTGGCGGCAAGCTGATTGATGTCCGCGTCTCGACCCTGCCCAGCCGGGTCGGCGAGCGCGTCGTGATGCGTCTTCTCGACAAGGAAAATGCCAATATCAGCCTCGACCTGCTGGGCATGAGCCCACGGGTGCATGAAATCATGCAGGAGGCGCTGTCCGAACCCAATGGCATCATCCTTGTCACCGGCCCCACCGGTTCAGGTAAGACCACCACGCTTTATGCCTGTCTGAAACAGCTTAATGACGGCTCACGCAATATGCTCACCGTCGAAGATCCGGTCGAATATGCGGTAGAAGGTGTCGGCCAGACCCAGGTCAACCCCAAGGTCGGGCTGACCTTTGCTGCCGGACTGCGCGCGATATTGCGTCAGGATCCCGATGTGGTGATGATAGGTGAAATCCGCGACCGCGAAACCGCCGATATTGCGGTGCAGGCCTCGCTGACCGGGCATCTGGTAATGTCGACGGTCCACACCAATGATGCGATCGGTGCGATCACGCGCTTGCGCGATATGAAGATCGAACCGTTTCTGCTCGCCTCGACGCTGCGCGCGGTAATCGCGCAGCGGCTGGTGCGGCGTTTGTGCCCGCATTGTCGCGAACCGGTCCAGTCGGATGGCAGCACCGCATCGCTGCTGGGTTTCGATCAGGGCACAGTGGTCTTCCGCCCCAAAGGTTGTCCGGAGTGCAACCATACCGGCTATCAGGGCCGGATCGGTGTTTTCGAGGCGGTGAAGATCGACGACACGATCCGCAAGCTGATCAACAGTGGCGGCGATGAGACGCTGATTGCGCGCCATGCCTTCCTCAATACCCCCAATCTCGGTTCGGCGGCACGCGCGCTGGTACGCAGCGGCGAAACCACCGCCGAGGAAGCGATCCGTATTTCGCGTCGGGAAGGCGATGATGGCTAA
- the gspF gene encoding type II secretion system inner membrane protein GspF — MAKFSFAAVDPDGRDKKGVLKASDIAEARTALKARGLLVMRLEEQAAVRRAEASGGISLSRKPKLKSKQLMLFTRQLSSLMQVSPLEESLATISRQSERADVRTVLGHVHNGVVEGQTLADAMRRESKSFPPVYRAMISAGESSGSLPGITERLADLLEKQAAIRGKIIAALAYPAALAVVAVAVVIGLMVSVVPRIVEQFQNAGKNDGLPTITNIVIGISNFLSGWWWLLLILLIIAALVLIQALKNEVFRYRFDGMLLRLPFIGRLIRDVHAARLARTLATMVASRLPLLDGLQLTSRTVRNTVLRRSLDEIVERIRGGGSLSGALRHAGYFPPLLVYLTASGEASGQLDLMLERAADYLEREFENFTSTVLSLLEPAIIVIMGGLVAIIILSILLPILQLQDLAGI; from the coding sequence ATGGCTAAGTTCAGCTTCGCCGCTGTCGATCCCGATGGTCGCGACAAAAAGGGTGTGCTGAAAGCCAGCGACATCGCTGAGGCGCGTACTGCGCTAAAGGCACGCGGGTTGCTGGTGATGCGGCTGGAGGAGCAGGCAGCGGTCAGGCGTGCCGAAGCATCCGGCGGTATCAGCCTGTCGCGCAAGCCGAAGCTGAAATCCAAACAGCTGATGCTGTTCACCCGCCAGCTTTCCTCGCTGATGCAAGTCAGTCCGCTCGAGGAAAGCCTCGCCACCATCAGCCGTCAGAGCGAGCGTGCCGATGTGCGCACGGTGCTCGGCCATGTGCATAATGGTGTTGTCGAGGGGCAGACCCTGGCCGATGCGATGCGGCGCGAATCAAAAAGCTTCCCGCCAGTCTATCGGGCGATGATTTCCGCCGGTGAAAGCTCGGGCAGCCTGCCGGGCATTACCGAGCGGCTGGCCGATCTGCTGGAAAAACAGGCGGCGATCCGTGGCAAGATCATTGCCGCTCTGGCCTACCCGGCGGCGCTGGCGGTGGTTGCCGTTGCGGTGGTTATCGGCCTGATGGTTTCGGTGGTGCCGCGCATCGTCGAACAGTTCCAGAATGCCGGCAAAAATGATGGCCTGCCGACCATAACCAACATCGTTATCGGCATCTCGAATTTTCTTTCCGGCTGGTGGTGGCTGTTGCTGATACTGCTTATCATTGCCGCACTGGTACTGATCCAGGCGTTGAAGAATGAGGTATTTCGCTATCGCTTTGATGGCATGCTGCTGCGCCTGCCTTTTATCGGCCGGCTGATCCGTGATGTCCATGCGGCACGCCTGGCGCGGACGCTGGCGACCATGGTAGCCAGCCGCCTGCCGCTGCTCGATGGCCTGCAGCTCACCAGCCGCACCGTGCGGAACACGGTTTTGCGGCGCTCGCTCGACGAGATTGTCGAGCGCATTCGCGGCGGCGGCAGCCTTTCCGGCGCGTTGCGCCATGCCGGATATTTTCCACCACTGCTGGTCTATCTCACCGCCAGCGGCGAAGCATCGGGCCAGCTCGATCTGATGCTCGAGCGTGCCGCCGACTATCTCGAGCGCGAGTTTGAAAATTTTACCAGCACCGTCCTGTCCTTGCTCGAACCGGCGATTATCGTGATAATGGGCGGACTGGTCGCGATCATCATATTGTCGATTCTGCTGCCGATATTGCAGCTGCAGGATCTGGCAGGGATATAA
- the gspG gene encoding type II secretion system major pseudopilin GspG, giving the protein MIKTVAKHMQEGKRPQNKKKRNGFSLVELMVVIFILGLLATIVAINVLPAQDTASVTSARANIKQLEQAIELYRLDTNRYPGTNEGLAALKTPPASLGANTRFPPGGYFRGDLPNDPWGNPYQYVTPGPNGLPYAVYSLGADGAPGGTDLNADIYANE; this is encoded by the coding sequence ATGATAAAGACAGTCGCGAAGCATATGCAGGAGGGCAAACGCCCGCAGAACAAGAAAAAGCGCAACGGCTTTTCGTTGGTCGAGCTGATGGTGGTGATCTTCATCCTTGGCTTGCTGGCGACGATTGTGGCGATCAACGTGCTGCCGGCACAGGACACCGCCTCGGTGACCTCGGCCCGCGCCAATATCAAGCAACTCGAACAGGCGATTGAACTCTACCGGCTCGACACCAATCGCTATCCCGGTACCAATGAGGGTCTGGCGGCACTGAAAACACCACCGGCCTCGCTGGGCGCCAATACCCGCTTTCCGCCGGGTGGCTATTTTCGTGGCGATCTGCCCAATGATCCCTGGGGCAACCCCTATCAATATGTCACCCCCGGGCCCAATGGCCTGCCCTATGCGGTCTATTCGCTGGGGGCCGATGGTGCCCCGGGTGGCACCGATCTGAACGCGGATATCTATGCCAACGAGTAA
- a CDS encoding GspH/FimT family pseudopilin gives MPTSKSASCPQRERGFTLIELLVVIAIIGLGVAAVIFALPGSERTLYADADRFAARVAAARDLAVVGGQPIALWVRPSGYGFEQRVDGRWQPMNARGVTRDDWRNGTQAVLPDEGMQRLAFDNTGLPSRAITVQLRNDQTGAAISVNDLGEVSIDR, from the coding sequence ATGCCAACGAGTAAATCCGCCTCCTGTCCTCAGCGAGAGCGCGGCTTTACCCTGATCGAACTGCTGGTGGTGATTGCGATCATCGGCCTTGGGGTGGCGGCGGTGATCTTCGCGCTGCCCGGTAGCGAGCGGACGCTCTATGCCGATGCCGACCGGTTTGCGGCGCGGGTTGCCGCAGCGCGCGATCTCGCCGTGGTTGGCGGTCAGCCCATTGCCCTGTGGGTCAGACCCTCGGGCTATGGCTTCGAACAGCGCGTCGATGGCCGCTGGCAGCCGATGAATGCGCGCGGCGTCACCCGCGATGACTGGCGCAATGGTACCCAGGCTGTGCTGCCCGATGAAGGCATGCAGCGTCTGGCTTTCGACAATACAGGGCTGCCCAGCCGGGCGATCACGGTACAGCTGCGCAATGACCAAACGGGAGCAGCGATCAGCGTCAATGATCTGGGGGAGGTCAGCATTGACCGGTGA
- the gspL gene encoding type II secretion system protein GspL produces MTGETDSLIILPLPHDDAADGGDAMRFAWWKCVQGKCVQHGESGNVLAAASRSPEQDIGPVILLLPATICAVARHRFSDITAPQALAAARMAALENSIGDDDALHVSALVTESGQDDDAMAHHVQTVVIESATLDAVLSGCKAIGLDPDHILPAALVVPRHGEECFRFTLGPYGFLRAPAIAAEDDPALRELLIGDRPSETMDEDAVVAALGSLSERALPDLRQGGFAKKVDRSLLAPEEKRIIAGLLAVLVVVTLLIPGIRLLRYQAATDSVVEETVSQAQQVLPSVTDLDSAEQQVDAALLERGTGPRIFSAPAAALFAIVQRVENITIRDLGYRADGMLTAVVAAPDNATMNQLLLPLQEQGYTITATQRQEAGGATVIDLTVRG; encoded by the coding sequence TTGACCGGTGAGACCGACAGCCTGATCATCCTGCCGCTGCCGCATGATGATGCGGCCGATGGCGGTGATGCAATGCGTTTCGCGTGGTGGAAATGTGTCCAGGGCAAGTGCGTGCAGCATGGCGAGAGCGGCAATGTGCTGGCCGCAGCGAGCCGCTCACCCGAGCAGGATATCGGGCCCGTGATATTGCTGCTGCCTGCCACCATCTGTGCCGTGGCGAGGCATCGCTTCTCCGATATCACCGCGCCACAGGCACTGGCGGCGGCACGCATGGCGGCGCTGGAAAACAGCATCGGTGACGATGATGCGTTGCATGTCAGTGCCCTCGTAACCGAGAGCGGCCAGGACGATGATGCGATGGCACATCATGTCCAGACCGTAGTGATCGAAAGCGCGACGCTGGATGCGGTGCTATCCGGCTGTAAGGCCATCGGTCTCGACCCCGACCATATCCTCCCGGCAGCGTTGGTGGTGCCACGCCATGGTGAGGAGTGTTTCCGCTTCACGCTCGGTCCCTATGGCTTTTTGCGCGCACCCGCCATCGCCGCCGAGGATGATCCGGCGCTGCGCGAATTGCTGATCGGCGATCGGCCAAGCGAAACGATGGATGAAGATGCTGTAGTCGCGGCGCTGGGCAGCCTGTCGGAGCGGGCGCTCCCCGATCTGCGCCAGGGCGGCTTTGCCAAAAAGGTTGATCGTTCCTTGCTCGCGCCGGAGGAGAAGCGGATCATCGCCGGACTGTTGGCGGTGCTGGTGGTCGTGACCCTGTTGATTCCGGGGATCCGGCTGCTGCGCTATCAGGCCGCCACCGATAGTGTCGTCGAGGAGACAGTCAGTCAGGCGCAGCAGGTGCTACCCAGCGTCACCGATCTCGACAGCGCCGAACAGCAGGTCGACGCCGCTTTGCTGGAACGGGGCACTGGCCCGCGTATTTTCAGCGCACCGGCCGCAGCGCTGTTTGCCATTGTCCAGCGCGTGGAGAATATCACCATCAGGGACCTGGGCTATCGCGCCGATGGCATGCTGACCGCCGTGGTGGCGGCACCCGACAACGCCACGATGAACCAGCTGCTGCTGCCCTTGCAGGAGCAGGGCTATACCATCACCGCCACCCAGCGACAGGAAGCCGGTGGCGCCACGGTGATCGATTTGACGGTGCGCGGCTGA
- the gspM gene encoding type II secretion system protein GspM, whose protein sequence is MDGIKQWFTALTLREQILIGVLAALLALTALFYGVVRPLWLGSWNAETSYRQTALRAAGVQARLDLLAEAPPPRAPVSNGPLATQISADAAERGFALESNVAGGSDMTTITLSGANATALMQWLLALEKQGVVVQQLSMQPIAQGNVAVRADLMRIKPQ, encoded by the coding sequence ATGGACGGTATAAAACAATGGTTCACTGCGCTGACGCTGCGCGAGCAGATACTGATCGGCGTGCTGGCGGCGCTGCTGGCGCTGACGGCGCTGTTCTATGGTGTAGTGCGACCGTTATGGCTGGGCAGCTGGAATGCCGAGACCAGCTATAGGCAGACGGCGCTGCGTGCTGCCGGGGTGCAGGCGCGGCTTGACCTGCTGGCCGAAGCACCACCGCCCCGGGCACCGGTATCGAACGGACCACTGGCAACCCAGATCAGCGCCGATGCCGCTGAGCGCGGTTTTGCGCTGGAGAGCAATGTTGCCGGTGGCAGTGACATGACGACAATCACCCTTAGCGGTGCGAATGCCACTGCGCTGATGCAATGGCTGCTGGCACTGGAGAAGCAGGGTGTGGTGGTGCAGCAACTGTCTATGCAGCCAATCGCGCAGGGCAATGTCGCGGTGCGCGCCGATCTGATGCGGATAAAGCCGCAATAG
- the gspN gene encoding type II secretion system protein N, whose amino-acid sequence MIRPFRLVLLLVLLFGLALLIAFLPMRLALEWSNLGERGLAARDIQGSIWSGRLIDTRFRDIPLGTFDAALQPASLLATPMVAVTRPEGLTSTAGEQPFAAMLGGGTGHLVVREANGDIPLDRIAGRLPLSAARLSNISVDLDEGRCQSASGEVQLVLSSWVGRFAAQNGLRGTLKCDGDALMVRGAGQSGLETLSFRVEPDGRYRAELAIEGLSEELAFGLRGLGFRRSGNAMVLGTKGLLR is encoded by the coding sequence ATGATCCGTCCCTTTCGTCTTGTCCTGTTGCTGGTGCTGCTCTTCGGACTGGCTCTGCTGATCGCTTTTCTGCCGATGCGGCTGGCGCTGGAATGGAGCAATCTGGGTGAGCGAGGCCTCGCCGCGCGCGACATTCAGGGCAGCATCTGGTCCGGACGGCTGATCGATACACGGTTTCGTGACATCCCTCTGGGGACGTTCGATGCCGCGCTGCAACCGGCTTCCCTACTGGCCACGCCGATGGTGGCGGTGACGCGTCCGGAAGGCCTGACCAGTACCGCCGGGGAACAGCCCTTTGCTGCGATGCTTGGCGGTGGGACCGGGCATCTGGTGGTGCGCGAGGCCAATGGCGACATTCCGCTGGACCGGATAGCCGGACGCCTGCCGCTCTCGGCGGCGCGGCTCAGCAACATTTCTGTCGACCTCGATGAAGGCCGTTGTCAGTCCGCCTCGGGCGAAGTCCAGCTGGTGCTGAGCAGCTGGGTCGGGCGTTTTGCCGCGCAAAATGGTCTGCGAGGCACCCTGAAATGCGATGGTGATGCCCTGATGGTGCGCGGTGCAGGGCAATCGGGGCTGGAGACGCTCAGCTTCCGGGTCGAGCCTGATGGCCGTTATCGTGCCGAGCTGGCAATAGAAGGTTTAAGTGAAGAGCTGGCCTTCGGGCTGCGCGGGCTGGGCTTTCGCCGTTCGGGTAATGCCATGGTGCTGGGCACAAAGGGCCTGTTGCGCTGA
- a CDS encoding acetyl-CoA acetyltransferase, which produces MDSDTTPIIIGAGQVMHRWDGQDADAAPSPQGLMAEATQRALADTGVADAVGDAVDVLTAVRIFPDSMPGDHHPFDQCVSLPHAVAARCGLSPARAIYSHVGGNVPQALVNEFADALHRGEARAVLLTGAEATAAMKTALRGGVQLDWSDEHSGEIEARNPTEDRGWGSMLLDGYELGNGLGAPPLTYPHFEHALRHRLGRDQAAHLTAMSRLWAGFAAVAATHPQTQFDRTFDEAFLATPSADNYPIADPYLKWHVAQDAVNQGAALVLTTVGEAKRLGVDPVKWIYLHGTSEAADYLVTRRPDLSRSLAMEAALATALDRAGLATGDIGHYDLYSCFPCAVSIAAEALGLDENAQPLTVTGGLPFFGGAGNNYSMHAIATMVERLRDDGDSYGLVLANGGFLSKEAVGIYSARPVTGWTVHDDNPAQAQVDAQSKVERISQSGTATIESYTIGYKRGNAERAVVIARMGEARILASTPRDERAAAVIAALTDTAREPMGRTVIIESDGQKNDLVGVSD; this is translated from the coding sequence ATGGACAGCGACACCACCCCGATCATTATTGGTGCCGGACAGGTCATGCACCGCTGGGATGGCCAAGACGCCGACGCGGCGCCATCGCCTCAGGGGCTGATGGCCGAAGCGACGCAGAGGGCGCTTGCCGATACCGGTGTGGCGGATGCGGTGGGTGATGCTGTCGATGTCCTGACCGCAGTGCGTATCTTCCCCGATTCCATGCCTGGCGATCACCATCCTTTTGACCAGTGCGTATCCCTGCCGCATGCGGTTGCAGCGCGCTGTGGTCTGTCTCCGGCGCGGGCGATTTACAGCCATGTCGGCGGCAATGTGCCGCAGGCGCTGGTCAATGAATTTGCCGATGCGCTGCATCGCGGCGAGGCCAGGGCGGTGTTGCTGACCGGGGCCGAGGCGACTGCGGCGATGAAGACGGCGCTGCGCGGCGGAGTGCAGCTCGACTGGTCGGACGAGCATAGCGGTGAGATCGAGGCCAGAAACCCTACGGAGGACAGAGGCTGGGGTTCGATGCTGCTCGACGGTTATGAGCTGGGCAATGGCCTGGGTGCACCGCCGCTCACCTATCCGCATTTTGAGCATGCGCTGCGCCATCGGCTGGGGCGCGATCAGGCTGCGCATCTGACCGCCATGTCGCGGCTTTGGGCCGGTTTTGCGGCGGTCGCCGCAACCCATCCGCAAACCCAGTTCGACCGCACATTTGACGAAGCGTTTTTGGCGACTCCCTCGGCGGACAACTATCCGATCGCCGATCCCTATCTCAAATGGCATGTGGCCCAGGACGCGGTGAATCAGGGTGCGGCGCTGGTGCTGACCACTGTGGGTGAGGCGAAGCGGCTGGGCGTCGATCCGGTCAAATGGATTTATCTGCACGGGACATCCGAGGCGGCGGACTATCTGGTCACCCGGCGGCCTGACCTGTCGCGCTCGCTGGCGATGGAAGCGGCGCTGGCAACAGCGCTGGACCGTGCCGGTCTCGCGACAGGCGATATCGGTCATTATGACCTCTATAGCTGCTTCCCCTGCGCGGTCAGTATCGCCGCCGAAGCGCTGGGCCTCGACGAAAACGCCCAGCCGCTGACTGTCACCGGTGGACTGCCCTTTTTCGGCGGTGCGGGGAATAATTATTCGATGCATGCTATCGCCACCATGGTTGAGCGGCTGCGCGATGACGGTGACAGCTATGGGCTGGTGCTCGCCAATGGCGGTTTTCTCAGCAAAGAAGCGGTGGGGATCTATTCGGCCCGCCCGGTTACCGGCTGGACGGTCCATGACGATAATCCGGCCCAGGCACAGGTCGATGCGCAGTCCAAAGTGGAGCGGATCAGCCAAAGCGGTACAGCAACAATCGAAAGCTACACCATTGGCTATAAGCGCGGCAATGCAGAGCGCGCAGTGGTTATCGCTCGCATGGGTGAGGCGCGGATACTCGCCTCGACCCCGCGTGACGAGCGTGCTGCTGCGGTGATTGCCGCGCTCACCGACACGGCGCGCGAGCCGATGGGTCGGACAGTCATTATCGAAAGCGACGGGCAGAAGAATGATCTGGTAGGGGTGAGCGATTAG